The Phocoena phocoena chromosome 4, mPhoPho1.1, whole genome shotgun sequence genome contains a region encoding:
- the RBP1 gene encoding retinol-binding protein 1 gives MPVDFTGYWKMLANENFEEYLRALDVNVALRKIANLLKPDKEIVQNGDHMIIRTLSTFRNYIMDFQVGEEFEEDLTGIDDRKCMTTVSWDGDKLECVQKGEKEGRGWTQWIEGDELHLEMRAQGVVCKQVFKKVN, from the exons ATGCCGGTCGACTTTACCGGGTACTGGAAGATGCTGGCCAACGAGAATTTCGAGGAGTACCTGCGCGCGCTGG ATGTCAACGTGGCCTTGCGCAAAATCGCCAACTTGCTGAAGCCAGACAAAGAGATCGTGCAGAACGGCGACCACATGATCATCCGAACGCTGAGCACTTTTAGGAACTACATCATGGACTTCCAGGTTGGGGAGGAGTTTGAGGAGGATCTGACGGGCATAGACGACCGCAAGTGCATG ACCACGGTGAGCTGGGACGGGGACAAGCTCGAGTGTGTGCAGAAGGGCGAGAAGGAGGGACGTGGCTGGACCCAGTGGATTGAGGGTGACGAGCTGCACCTG gAGATGAGAGCGCAGGGTGTGGTCTGCAAGCAAGTGTTCAAAAAGGTGAACTGA